Below is a genomic region from Pseudomonadota bacterium.
GATTTTCCGTGCGAATAACAGCACTGCTGACTGAGCTGTAACTGCCCAGGTCAAATTCTTTGCAAATATCCTCTAATTTCTCCCGGCTGAGTTTCCTGCAGAGATAGATAGCCAGGTTCCTTGGTCCATTTGCCTGACCACGTACGGTCTTTGCCAGTGCTGTGATAGGAATTCCGTAACTCTGGCAGACTGTTTCCTTGATATCCGGAATTGACGGAGCTAGTTGCCAGGATTGTGGTACTTCTTGGTGTCTGTTCCGTTCGAAGAACTCATCTTTTACCCATTGAACGAAAGTATCTGTTCCGAAAACAGAAGGCAGAT
It encodes:
- a CDS encoding transposase, which translates into the protein AGYLSNARKWDWLSKKLLLSMLSEKPAVAVKEYRKFIQGEETQEVLGFFGKKNLPSVFGTDTFVQWVKDEFFERNRHQEVPQSWQLAPSIPDIKETVCQSYGIPITALAKTVRGQANGPRNLAIYLCRKLSREKLEDICKEFDLGSYSSVSSAVIRTENLLANDNRLRKKFAEIRIKLSKGQAKT